A single region of the Leptodactylus fuscus isolate aLepFus1 chromosome 5, aLepFus1.hap2, whole genome shotgun sequence genome encodes:
- the MRPL46 gene encoding large ribosomal subunit protein mL46, translating into MAAPVRRLVTGVLSCRTLVLRASVAGCRGLASAPGSSGSPWRLHGAVCLKRPAVVSQSKTSIQQEVDELLKQIDLEKSFYSDHELQLIKDAERLRRKQSDTYDSDDEEEEQDIVMAQDLEDTWEQKWKQMKLAPRLTEADEKNDQTSLNRKLENNLVLLVKEKIGNDDIWMFPQIEWMAGETMRQTAERALSKLSENHIEAHFLGNSPCGFYKYKFPKIMRSEDVMGAKVFFFKALLKSKTLLSNKKKGDYVWVSKDELKDYLKPSYLSEVNKFVIDV; encoded by the exons ATGGCGGCTCCTGTGAGGAGGTTGGTGACCGGCGTGCTGTCATGTAGGACACTGGTTTTGCGGGCTTCGGTTGCGGGATGTAGAGGACTGGCCTCTGCACCCGGCAGCTCGGGGTCTCCATGGCGGCTGCACGGAGCTGTTTGTTTAAAGAGGCCGGCGGTGGTGTCTCAGAGCAAGACTTCTATCCAGCAGGAGGTGGACGAGCTGCTCAAGCAG ATTGACCTAGAGAAAAGTTTTTATTCAGATCATGAGCTTCAGCTTATAAAAGATGCTGAGCGCCTGCGGAGGAAGCAGTCTGACACCTATGACTCTGATGACGAAGAAGAAGAACAGGACATAGTGATGGCACAAGACTTGGAGGACACCTGGGAACAAAAATGGAAGCAAATGAAACTTGCTCCAAGACTAACAG AAGCAGATGAAAAGAACGATCAAACATCGCTCAACAGGAAACTAGAAAACAATTTGGTCCTGCTGGTCAAAGAAAAGATTGGAAATGACGATATCTGGATGTTCCCGCAGATTGAGTGGATGGCTGGAGAAACAATGAGGCAGACCGCAGAAAGAGCACTGTCTAAGTTATCAG aAAATCACATTGAAGCTCATTTCTTAGGAAACTCTCCTTGTGGCTTTTACAAGTACAAGTTCCCCAAAATTATGCGAAGTGAAGATGTGATGGGAGCCAAGGTCTTCTTTTTCAAAGCTCTGCTTAAAAGTAAAACATTGCTCTCAAATAAGAAAAAAGGAGACTATGTTTGGGTTAGCAAGGATGAACTAAAGGACTACTTAAAACCATCTTATCTATCGGAAGTGAATAAGTTTGTAATAGATGTATAA